The Desulfuromonadales bacterium DNA segment GATCTGTTCCTCCTGCCACCCCTTCTTCACCGGCAAGCAGAAACTGATCGACACCGCCGGCCGTATCGAGCGCTTCCGTAAAAAGTACGGCAACAAGTAAGGCCGCAGACGGCCCTGCGGGGCCGTCTCTTTTTTTGGGGTGCTTCGGGAATTCTCCTCGACGTCTCTGCAACGCCCCGGCTTGCCGAGGCGTTGCAGAGACGCTTAAAGGAACCATGCTCGTCCAGCTCTTGACCCATACCCCGGAACCGGAGCAGGTTGTCGCCGCTGCGGCCCGTCTCTGCTACTCCGCAGCCACCGTCGACCAGCTTCTGGAAAAAAGCCGTGCCGACCGGGAGGCGCTGCTCCGGAAGATCCTTTCCCTGGGCCATTTTTCCGTCCTCGAACACGTCACCTTCTCCTTCGGGGTCGAAGGGATCAGCCGGGCCTGCTCGCATCAATTGGTCCGCCACCGTCTGGCGTCCTATTCCCAGCAGAGCCAGCGCTACGTTTCCCACAAGGAGCGTTTCGCGGCCGTGACCCCACCATCTATCGCCGAACGGCCCGAACTCGCCTCCCGCTACGCCGCCCTGCTCGACGAGATCCACGGGACCTACCGGGAACTTCTCGCGGCAGGCATTCCAGCGGAGGATGCCCGCTTCGTTCTGCCCAACGCCGCCGAAACCAAGATCGTTGTGACCATGAACGCCCGTGAGCTACATCATTTCTTCAACCTGCGCTGCTGCCGCCGGGCGCAGTGGGAGATCCGCGCCATGGCCAGGGAGATGCTGCGGCTGGTCCGGATGGCGGCGCCGATGCTTTTCGCCACAGCGGGGCCCGGCTGCCTGCGGGGGAGCTGCCCCGAGGGGGCGATGAGCTGCGGGGCGATGGCCGAGGTTCGGAAGGAATACGCGGAATTGTCGTAGGGACGGACTGCGTCCGCCCTGGGTGCATGCTTTTGCCCCTACCTTGGATAAACCATTGATGTTCAAAAAACTAGAAGAAGTCGTCGACCGTTTTCGCGAAGTCGAGGGCCTGCTCTCCGACCCCGCCGTGGTGGGGAACCAGGAGAAGTTCCGCTCCCTGACCCGTGAGCACGCCGAACTCTCGGAGATCGTCGAAACCTACGGCTGCTACCGGAAAGTCTGCGACGATCTCGAGGGGAATCGTGAACTGCTCCGCGATGCCGACCCCGAGGTGCGCGAGATGGCGCGTCTGGAGATCCCGGAGCTGGAGAGCCAACAGGAGGCGCTCGCCCGGCAGCTCACCCTGCTGCTGCTGCCGAAGGACCCTAACGACGAAAAGAACATCATCCTCGAGATTCGCGCCGGCACCGGCGGCGAAGAGGCGGCGCTGTTTGCTGCCGATCTCTTCCGCATGTATTCACGTTACGCCGAGCGAAAAAACTGGCGGGTGGAAATCATGAGCGCCTCCGAGTCTGATGCCGGCGGCTTCAAGGAAATCATCGCCCTGATCAGCGGCCTGCGGGTCTATTCGCGGCTCAAATTCGAAAGCGGCACCCACCGGGTACAGCGGGTGCCGGAAACCGAGGCCCAGGGGCGCATCCATACGTCGGCCTGTACGGTTGCCGTTCTCCCCGAGGCCGACGACGTCGATCTCGATATCGATCCCTCCGATTTGCGCATCGATGTCTACCGGGCTTCCGGAGCCGGCGGCCAGCACGTCAACAAGACCGAGTCGGCGGTACGTATAACCCATATTCCGACCGGCGTGGTCGTTGCCTGCCAGGACGAGAAATCGCAGCACAAGAACAAAGCCAAGGCGCTCAAGGTTCTCAAGTCGCGGATTCTCGACAGCATGATGGCGGAGCAGCAGGCGAAGATGGCCGCCGACCGCAAGAGCCAGGTCGGCAGCGGCGACCGCAGTGAACGGATACGCACGTACAATTTTCCCCAGGGCCGCTGCACCGACCATCGTATCGGCCTGACCCTCTATCGTCTCGAGAGCATCATGCAGGGAGATATCGATGAAATCGTCGATGCCCTGAACGCCGATTTCCAGGCTGGGTCCCTCGCCGGCCAGGAGGATTGAGATTGGCCGAGGTCTGGACGGTTCTCAAGGTTTTGCAGTGGACTGCAGATTACCTGTCGCAGAAAGGCGTCGAGAACGGACGGCGGGATGCCGAACTGCTGCTGGGTGCTACGCTCGACCTCGACCGGGTGGGCCTCTACCTCAACTATGACCGCCCTCTCGCTTCGGCAGAACTCGCCGCCTTTCGTGAGCGGGTCGGTCGCCGGGCCCGGCGCGAGCCCTTGCAGCACATCCTGGGCCGGACGGAGTTCTGGTCCCTCTCTTTCGTTGTCACACCGGCGGTTCTTATCCCTCGGGCAGATACAGAAGTGCTGGTGGAAGAGGCGCTGAAACGGGCGGCCGGCGCCTGTTCGATCCTTGATGTCGGAACGGGCAGCGGTGCCGTTGCCGTCGCCCTGGCCCACGAGCTTCCGGCAGCGAAGGTGGCGGCGATGGATGTTTCGGCCGAGGCATTGGCGGTGGCGATGCAAAATGCCCGCAGCAATGATGTCGAAGGGCGGATAAGGTTTCTGCAGGCGGATATGGGAGCGCTCCCTGGTGGGCCCTACGATCTGATTGTCGCCAACCCCCCCTATGTCCCCGATGGAGAGATATCCGAACTGATGCCCGAAGTGCGCGACTTCGAGCCGCATCTCGCCCTGAGCGGCGGTCGGGACGGCCTCGACTGTTACCGGCGTCTGCTGCCGGCCGCCGCCGCCTGTCTGAAGCCCGACGGGTGGCTGTTGGTGGAGGTTGGCTGCAGGCAAGCGTTGCAGGTCACTGAGCTGTTTCAGGCCAACGGCTTCGCCGAGACCTTTACGGCGCGCGACCTGGCCGCTATCGAGCGGGTAGTCGGCGGACGGCTGGCGTAGGGGCACATTGCATGCGCCCTGGGCGGACGCAGTCCGCCCCTACACATACATGATTAATGAGGTCACTCCTTGGACAAGCTGGTCATCAAAGGCGGCAGGAAACTCTCCGGCGAAGTCAGTGTCAGCGGCTCGAAGAACGCTGCGCTTCCGGTCTTCATCTCCACCCTGCTGGCTCCCGGCGCGAACGAAATCCGGAACGTTCCGTTCCTGCGCGATATCAATACCACCATCAAGGTTCTCGAGTCCCTGGGTGCCGTCATCGAGGGCCGGGGGCACGTCGTGCGTATCGATACTTCCGGTGTCGATAACCACGAGGCGACCTACGACCTGGTGAAGACCATGCGCGCCTCCGTCCTGGTGCTGGGACCGCTGCTGGCTCGCTTCGGCCGGGCGCGGGTATCGCTGCCCGGCGGCTGCGCCATCGGTGCCCGTCCGATCAACCTGCATCTCAAGGGGCTGGCGGCGCTGGGCGCAGAGATCAACCTGACCCACGGCTACGTGGAGGCGAAGGCAAAACGGCTGAAGGGCGCGCGGGTCAACTTCGACATCTCCACCGTCGGCGGCACCGAGCAACTGATGATGGCGGCGGCCATGGCCAAGGGGGAAACCATCCTGGAGAATGCCGCCCGCGAGCCGGAGATCGCCGAACTGGCCGAGGTGCTGACCAAGATGGGTGCCCGGATCGAGGGCGCCGGCACCGATACTATCCGGATCATCGGTGTTGAGGCACTGCAGCCGGTCACCCACGCGGTGATGCCGGACCGGATCGAAGCCGGGACCTTCATGATCGCCGCTGCGATCACCGGCGGCGACATCCGCATCAGCAACATGCGCCTGGAGCATCTCGATGCCCTGGTCTTCAAGCTCCAGGATGCCGGCGTGGAGGTCACCAACCGGGACAACATCGTGCGGGTCAAGGGGCCGCGACGGATCAACGCCGTCAACATCAAAACACGGCCCTATCCTGGGTTTCCCACCGACATGCAGGCCCAGTTCATGACGCTGATGTGCCTGGCCGACGGTGCCAGCGTCATCTCCGAGAACATCTTCGAGAACCGTTTCATGCATGTCGCCGAACTGCTGCGCTTCGGTGCCGATATCGTCGTCGAGGGGAATGCCGCCACGGTCAAGGGTGTGAAGAAACTCTCCGGGGCCCCGGTCATGGCGACCGACCTGCGCGCCAGCGCCTCACTGATTCTCGCCGGTCTGGCGGCGAACAACACCACGGAAGTGTCGCGCATCTACCACCTCGACCGGGGTTACGAGCGGATCGAGGAGAAACTTCGCTCCCTCGGAGCGGACATTGAGAGAGTCAAGGAACCGATGTAGAGGAGCAATTTATTGGGTTCCGGGCGCGATGAGTCAAGCCTCTACGAGGAATTTAAAACCATGAGCGATTACATCACTTTCGCCCTGCCCAAGGGGCGTATCATGCAGGATTCGATGGCGCTTTTCGCCAGAATCGGCATCACCTGTCCGGAGATGGAGGGGGAGAGCCGCAAACTGGTCTTCGAAAACCGCGAGAGCAAATTCCGCTTCATGGCAGTGCGCGCCACCGATGTCCCCACCTACGTCGAGTACGGCTGCGCCGACCTCGGCGTGGTCGGCAAAGATACCCTGCTCGAACAGGGAAAGGATCTTTACGAGCCGCTCGATCTGAAGTTCGGCTACTGCCGCATGGTGGTGGCAGAGCCGGTGGAGTTGCGCCGCGAAGACGATCCCGCCAACTGGTCGAATATCCGGGTGGCGACCAAGTACCCCAACGTCACCGAGCGTTTCTTCGCCGCCAAGGGGATCCAGGTAGAAATCATCAAGCTCTACGGCTCGATCGAACTCGCCCCGCTGGTAGGACTGTCGGAGCGGATCGTCGATCTCGTCTCGACCGGCGCGACACTGCGGGAAAACGGCATGGTCGAGGTGGAGACCATCGCCGAGATTACCAGCCGCCTGATCGTCAACCGGGCCAGCCTCAAAACCAAGCACCGGCGGATCACCGAGATCATTGAAGGGCTGGAAAAGGTTGTGGCCGAGGGTCGGTAGGGGCACTGCCTGCTGCGCCCGGGGCAGGGCAAGCCCTGCCCCTCCAATTCCATGCGAGGGTAGTCATGATTCAGTTACTGCGCTTTTCCGACCCTGAATTCGAGACAGCGTTCCGCCGGATCGTCGAGCGGGGCGCGGGGACGCCGGCCTCCGTCGAGGAGACGGTTGCCGCGATCATCGCCGACGTGCGCCGGCGCGGCGATGCCGCCCTCTTCGACCATACGGCCAAGTTCGACCGGCTGCAGTTGACGACGGCGACGATGCAGGTCACTCCGGAAGAGATCGACCGGGCTCTGGCGGCAACCAGCCAGGATTCGCTCGACGCCCTGAAGCTGGCGGCCGGCCGCATCGCCGATTACCACCGCAAGCAGAAGACCGAGACCTGGCTCTCCACCGACGAAGCGGACATCCTCGTCGGCCAGATGGTGCGCCCCCTCGACCGGGTGGGCATCTACGTCCCCGGCGGCAAGGCCGCCTATCCCTCGTCGGTGTTGATGAACGCGGTGCCGGCCAGGGTGGCGGGGGTGGCCGAGGTGATCATGGTCGTGCCGATGCCCGGCGGCGAGGTCAATCCCCATGTGCTGGCGGCGGCGCATCTGGCGGGGGTCGACCGGATATTCAAGGTCGGCGGCGCCCAGGCCGTGGCGGCGCTCGCCTACGGCACCGAGACTATCCCAAGGGTCGACAAGATCACCGGCCCCGGCAACATCTACGTCGCCACCGCCAAGAAGATGGTCTTCGGCCAGGTCGACATCGACATGATCGCCGGTCCCAGCGAAATCCTGGTGATCAACGACGGCAGCGGCGACCCCAGGCACATCGCCGCCGACCTGCTCTCCCAGGCCGAGCATGATGAACTCGCCTCGTCGGTTCTCGTCACCACCGATGAAAAGATGGCGGCGGCGGTGCAGAAACAGGTCGAAGCGCAACTTGCCTGCCTGTCGCGCCAGGCCATCGCCCGGCAGTCGATCGACCGTTACGGAGCGATTGTCGTGGCTCGCGACCTGGAGGAGGCGATCGCCTTTTCCAACCGCATCGCTCCCGAACACCTTGAGCTGGCGGTGGCCAATCCCTTCGAAATTCTGCCGCTGATCCGCCACGCCGGGGCGATCTTCATGGGCCACCACACCCCCGAGGCGGCCGGCGATTACCTGGCCGGACCCAACCACACGCTCCCCACCGGCGGCACTGCCCGCTTCTTCTCGCCGCTGGGGGTTGACGACTTCGTCAAGAAGTCGAGCCTCGTCTCCTTCTCCCGGCAGGGGCTGGAGCGGCTCGGCCGTGCTATCATTCATATCGCCGAACTGGAAGGGCTGGAAGCCCATGCCCGTTCCGTTGCCATTCGACTCAAGGACTGAGGGAGGTCTGCTGTGAGCCGTACCGCCATTGTCGACCGTAACACCGCCGAGACCAATTTTCACCTCAAGCTGGTGCTGGACGGTTCGGGCCAGAGCGACATTTCGACCGCCGTCCCGTTCATGGATCA contains these protein-coding regions:
- the thyX gene encoding FAD-dependent thymidylate synthase, whose product is MLVQLLTHTPEPEQVVAAAARLCYSAATVDQLLEKSRADREALLRKILSLGHFSVLEHVTFSFGVEGISRACSHQLVRHRLASYSQQSQRYVSHKERFAAVTPPSIAERPELASRYAALLDEIHGTYRELLAAGIPAEDARFVLPNAAETKIVVTMNARELHHFFNLRCCRRAQWEIRAMAREMLRLVRMAAPMLFATAGPGCLRGSCPEGAMSCGAMAEVRKEYAELS
- the prfA gene encoding peptide chain release factor 1, coding for MFKKLEEVVDRFREVEGLLSDPAVVGNQEKFRSLTREHAELSEIVETYGCYRKVCDDLEGNRELLRDADPEVREMARLEIPELESQQEALARQLTLLLLPKDPNDEKNIILEIRAGTGGEEAALFAADLFRMYSRYAERKNWRVEIMSASESDAGGFKEIIALISGLRVYSRLKFESGTHRVQRVPETEAQGRIHTSACTVAVLPEADDVDLDIDPSDLRIDVYRASGAGGQHVNKTESAVRITHIPTGVVVACQDEKSQHKNKAKALKVLKSRILDSMMAEQQAKMAADRKSQVGSGDRSERIRTYNFPQGRCTDHRIGLTLYRLESIMQGDIDEIVDALNADFQAGSLAGQED
- the prmC gene encoding peptide chain release factor N(5)-glutamine methyltransferase; its protein translation is MAEVWTVLKVLQWTADYLSQKGVENGRRDAELLLGATLDLDRVGLYLNYDRPLASAELAAFRERVGRRARREPLQHILGRTEFWSLSFVVTPAVLIPRADTEVLVEEALKRAAGACSILDVGTGSGAVAVALAHELPAAKVAAMDVSAEALAVAMQNARSNDVEGRIRFLQADMGALPGGPYDLIVANPPYVPDGEISELMPEVRDFEPHLALSGGRDGLDCYRRLLPAAAACLKPDGWLLVEVGCRQALQVTELFQANGFAETFTARDLAAIERVVGGRLA
- the murA gene encoding UDP-N-acetylglucosamine 1-carboxyvinyltransferase, whose product is MDKLVIKGGRKLSGEVSVSGSKNAALPVFISTLLAPGANEIRNVPFLRDINTTIKVLESLGAVIEGRGHVVRIDTSGVDNHEATYDLVKTMRASVLVLGPLLARFGRARVSLPGGCAIGARPINLHLKGLAALGAEINLTHGYVEAKAKRLKGARVNFDISTVGGTEQLMMAAAMAKGETILENAAREPEIAELAEVLTKMGARIEGAGTDTIRIIGVEALQPVTHAVMPDRIEAGTFMIAAAITGGDIRISNMRLEHLDALVFKLQDAGVEVTNRDNIVRVKGPRRINAVNIKTRPYPGFPTDMQAQFMTLMCLADGASVISENIFENRFMHVAELLRFGADIVVEGNAATVKGVKKLSGAPVMATDLRASASLILAGLAANNTTEVSRIYHLDRGYERIEEKLRSLGADIERVKEPM
- the hisG gene encoding ATP phosphoribosyltransferase: MSDYITFALPKGRIMQDSMALFARIGITCPEMEGESRKLVFENRESKFRFMAVRATDVPTYVEYGCADLGVVGKDTLLEQGKDLYEPLDLKFGYCRMVVAEPVELRREDDPANWSNIRVATKYPNVTERFFAAKGIQVEIIKLYGSIELAPLVGLSERIVDLVSTGATLRENGMVEVETIAEITSRLIVNRASLKTKHRRITEIIEGLEKVVAEGR
- the hisD gene encoding histidinol dehydrogenase; translation: MIQLLRFSDPEFETAFRRIVERGAGTPASVEETVAAIIADVRRRGDAALFDHTAKFDRLQLTTATMQVTPEEIDRALAATSQDSLDALKLAAGRIADYHRKQKTETWLSTDEADILVGQMVRPLDRVGIYVPGGKAAYPSSVLMNAVPARVAGVAEVIMVVPMPGGEVNPHVLAAAHLAGVDRIFKVGGAQAVAALAYGTETIPRVDKITGPGNIYVATAKKMVFGQVDIDMIAGPSEILVINDGSGDPRHIAADLLSQAEHDELASSVLVTTDEKMAAAVQKQVEAQLACLSRQAIARQSIDRYGAIVVARDLEEAIAFSNRIAPEHLELAVANPFEILPLIRHAGAIFMGHHTPEAAGDYLAGPNHTLPTGGTARFFSPLGVDDFVKKSSLVSFSRQGLERLGRAIIHIAELEGLEAHARSVAIRLKD